A single window of Watersipora subatra chromosome 11, tzWatSuba1.1, whole genome shotgun sequence DNA harbors:
- the LOC137407834 gene encoding uncharacterized protein DDB_G0287625-like: MDPKNTNDKTVRKNKDDKTVRKNKDDKTVRTSNDDKTVRTNNDDKTVRTNNDGKTVRTNNDDKTVRKNKNDKTVRKNKDDKTVRKNKDDKTVRTNNDDKTVRTNNDDKTVRKNKNDKTVWKNKDDKTVRKNKDDKTVRTNNDDKTVRTNNDDKTVRTNNDGKTVRTNNDDKTVRKNKNDKTVWKNKDDKTVRKNKDDKTVRTNNDDKTVRTNNDDKTVRKNKNDKTVRKNKDDKTVRKNKDDKTVRTNNDDKTAICCSFKELCNVFTMQASKGQSKEKAHGVCISIKPDY, encoded by the coding sequence CGAATGACAAGACAGTCAGGAAAAATAAGGATGACAAGACAGTCAGGAAAAATAAGGATGACAAGACAGTCAGGACAAGCAATGATGACAAGACAGTCAGGACAAACAATGATGACAAGACAGTCAGGACAAACAATGATGGCAAGACAGTCAGGACAAACAATGATGACAAGACAGTCAGGAAAAATAAGAATGACAAGACAGTCAGGAAAAATAAGGATGACAAGACAGTCAGGAAAAATAAAGATGACAAGACAGTCAGGACAAACAATGATGACAAGACAGTCAGGACAAACAATGATGACAAGACAGTCAGGAAAAATAAGAATGACAAGACAGTCTGGAAAAATAAGGATGACAAGACAGTCAGGAAAAATAAGGATGACAAGACAGTCAGGACAAACAATGATGACAAGACAGTCAGGACAAACAATGATGACAAGACAGTCAGGACAAACAATGATGGCAAGACAGTCAGGACAAACAATGATGACAAGACAGTCAGGAAAAATAAGAATGACAAGACAGTCTGGAAAAATAAGGATGACAAGACAGTCAGGAAAAATAAGGATGACAAGACAGTCAGGACAAACAATGATGACAAGACAGTCAGGACAAACAATGATGACAAGACAGTCAGGAAAAATAAGAATGACAAGACAGTCAGGAAAAATAAGGATGACAAGACAGTCAGGAAAAATAAGGATGACAAGACAGTCAGGACAAACAATGATGACAAGACAGCCATATGTTGCAGCTTTAAAGAACTttgtaatgttttcacaatGCAAGCTTCAAAAGGACAATCTAAGGAAAAAGCTCATGGCGTTTGCATATCTATCAAGCCAGATTACTAA